One Littorina saxatilis isolate snail1 linkage group LG12, US_GU_Lsax_2.0, whole genome shotgun sequence genomic region harbors:
- the LOC138983027 gene encoding ubiquitin-like domain-containing CTD phosphatase 1 — translation MAADVGDLIVKFSKKEYKICGLSGTDTISDLKNAIHNQTGVLPEHQKLAGFKVKVGQYNDSSQLSSMMLKPNMKLTLIGTRADVIAEVREPPPDLPEVINDFDIEDEVIALENREEYLAKVQRRIKDYKVTLLNPFRENKKLLVLDIDYTLFDHRSTAETPNELMRPYLHEFLKAAYEDYDIGIWSATSMRWIEAKLKILGVTNNPEYKICFHLDYDAMISVHTPKYGVIEVKPLGVLWGKFPEWSEKNTIMFDDIRRNFIMNPNNGLRIRAFRDAHTRRATDRELLKLSEYLRDIADLDDFSRLDHREWQSYRRKAPRKSKATSERKSSQAEGRGESGAGE, via the exons ATGGCGGCGGACGTGGGAGATTTGATTGTAAAATTCTCCAAGaaggaatacaaaatttgtggTCTGTCTGGTACAGATACGATATCCGATCTTAAAAATGCAATTCACAATCAAACAGGCGTTCTTCCGGAGCACCAAAAACTTGCAGGATTCAAAGTAAAAG TGGGCCAGTACAATGACAGTTCCCAGCTTTCCAGCATGATGCTCAAACCCAACATGAAGCTCACACTCATCGGGACAAGGGCAGATGTTATT GCTGAAGTGAGAGAGCCACCTCCTGACCTGCCGGAAGTGATTAACGATTTTGACATTGAAGATGAAGTGATTGCCCTTGAAAATAG GGAAGAATACTTGGCCAAAGTACAGAGGAGAATAAAAGACTACAAGGTGACTCTGCTGAACCCTTTCCGTGAGAACAAGAAACTGCTGGTGCTAGACATTGACTATACGCTCTTTG ATCACAGGTCAACGGCGGAAACACCCAATGAACTGATGCGACCATACCTGCATGAATTTCTCAAGGCAGCTTATGAGGATTATGACATTGGAATCTGGT CTGCCACAAGTATGAGGTGGATTGAAGCCAAACTGAAGATACTTGGTGTGACAAACAACCCTGAATACAAGATCTGCTTCCATCTGGATTACGATGCCATGATTTCTGTGCACACACCAAAGTACGGTGTTATTGAG GTGAAACCTCTTGGCGTTCTATGGGGTAAATTCCCCGAGTGGAGCGAGAAGAACACAATCATGTTTGACGACATCCGCAGAAACTTCATCATGAATCCTAACAATGGACTCAGG ATTCGTGCTTTTCGTGACGCTCACACCCGCCGCGCAACCGACAGAGAGCTGCTGAAGTTGTCTGAGTATCTGCGTGACATTGCTGATTTGGACGACTTTTCCAGGCTGGATCATCGCGAGTGGCAGTC